The following coding sequences are from one Motacilla alba alba isolate MOTALB_02 chromosome 4, Motacilla_alba_V1.0_pri, whole genome shotgun sequence window:
- the PLRG1 gene encoding pleiotropic regulator 1 has product MAEEVQKHSVHTLVFRSLKRTHDMFVADNAKPIPLDEESHKVKMAVKLRTEYGSVLHMPTLKENLREKGGPNTGDPYGHKQYSGNQGQEVEYMVTGTHPYPSGPGVALTADTKVQRMPSESAAQSLAVALPASQSRLDANRTAAGVGDIYRHAGMSERSQPPGMSVAMVEAGGNKNSALMPKKAPTMPKPQWHPPWKLYRVISGHLGWVRCIAVEPGNQWFVTGSADRTIKIWDLASGKLKLSLTGHISTVRGVIVSARSPYLFSCGEDKQVKCWDLEYNKVIRHYHGHLSAVYGLDLHPTIDVLVTCSRDSTARIWDIRTKASVHTLSGHTNAVATVKCQAAEPQIITGSHDTTIRLWDLVAGKTRVTLTNHKKSVRAVVLHPRHYTFASGSPDNIKQWKFPDGNFIQNLSGHNAIINTLAVNSDGVLVSGADNGTMHLWDWRTGYNFQRVHAAVQPGSLDSESGIFACVFDQSESRLLTAEADKTIKVYKEDDTATEETHPVSWKPEIIKRKRF; this is encoded by the exons gaAGTCCAAAAGCATTCTGTGCACACACTCGTGTTCAGGTCTTTGAAGAGAACCCATGACATGTTTGTTGCTGATAATGCCAAGCCTATCCCATTGGATGAAGAAAG TCACAAGGTGAAGATGGCAGTCAAGCTGCGCACGGAGTACGGCTCAGTGCTGCACATGCCCACGCTCAAAGAGAACCTGAGGGAGAAAGGAGGTCCCAACACCGGGGATCCCTATGGACACAAACAGTACTCTGGAAATCAAG GGCAAGAAGTTGAGTATATGGTAACTGGTACTCACCCATACCCGTCTGGGCCTG gtgtGGCTTTGACAGCAGATACTAAGGTCCAGAGGATGCCAAGTGAATCTGCAGCACAGTCCTTAGCTGTAGCACTTCCTGCTTCCCAGTCCAG GCTGGATGCAAACCGGACAGCTGCTGGTGTGGGTGACATTTACAGGCATGCTGGAATGTCTGAGCGTTCCCAACCTCCTGGGATGTCTGTG GCTATGGTGGAAGCTGGTGGAAACAAAAATTCTGCATTAATGCCAAAGAAGGCTCCAACCATGCCCAAACCTCAGTGGCATCCGCCTTGGAAACTGTACAGA GTTATCAGTGGTCATCTGGGCTGGGTGAGATGTATTGCAGTAGAACCAGGAAATCAGTGGTTTGTTACTGGCTCTGCTGACAGGACCATAAAG ATTTGGGACCTTGCTAGTGGCAAATTGAAATTGTCTTTGACGGGACACATCAGTACTGTACGCGGGGTGATAGTAAGTGCAAGAAGTCCATACCTCTTTTCTTGTGGAGAAGACAAACAAGTGAAATGCTGGGATCTTGAATACAATAAG GTTATCAGACATTACCACGGTCATCTAAGTGCTGTTTATGGCTTAGACTTGCATCCAACAATAGACGTGCTGGTGACATGCAGCAGGGATTCAACAGCACGA ATTTGGGATATAAGGACAAAAGCCAGTGTGCACACACTATCAGGACACACAAATGCAGTAGCAACTGTGAAGTGCCAAGCTGCAGAACCACAAATTATTACAG GCAGTCATGATACTACCATACGGCTCTGGGACTTGGTGGCAGGAAAAACTCGTGTTACTTTAACAAATCACAAGAAATCTGTAAGAGCAGTAGTGCTACATCCAAGACA ctacACATTTGCATCTGGTTCTCCAGATAATATTAAGCAGTGGAAATTCCCAGATGGAAACTTCATCCAGAATCTCTCTGGTCACAATGCTATTATAAACACACTGGCTGTAAATTCTGATGGTGTTCTGGTCTCAGGag CTGATAATGGCACCATGCACCTTTGGGACTGGAGAACTGGATACAATTTCCAGAGAGTACATGCTGCTGTACAGCCGGGTTCTTTGGACAGTGAATCAGGAATATTTGCTTGTGTTTTTGACCAGTCAGAAAGCAGATTGCTAACGGCTGAAGCTGATAAAACCATAAAAGTATACAAAGAAGATGATACTGCG aCTGAAGAAACCCATCCTGTCAGCTGGAAACCAGAAATTATCAAGAGAAAGCGATTTTAG